One region of Armigeres subalbatus isolate Guangzhou_Male chromosome 3, GZ_Asu_2, whole genome shotgun sequence genomic DNA includes:
- the LOC134226886 gene encoding NHL repeat-containing protein 2 isoform X2, producing MLHFSAAKKSTKMSSSSPESGDMLDYLAYNCSKLSNDLWEASGLNEKRKLVAEYLKNADRESKSIKDFKEGLDWFNVTEPLSFDGSLRGKIVVLDFFTYCCINCMHILPDLKRLEHLYSVEDGLVVIGVHSAKFENEKDSANILSAVQRYEISHPVVNDNVASMWRNLRVQCWPTLMILGPRANPIFVIMGEGHFDDLKLYVSSAIKFYKEKEAILNHTLPINIATNLIETSHLQFPGKICSSYRGGDNTDNALYAISDSGNHRILVVDGDGLILHRIGGKRAGFVDGDFRKARFNAPQGVAFQSDDIIFVADNENHAIRKIDLKSQQVTTVVGNGMQGCDRIGGKVGRDQIISSPWDVAVYRTKDLDMSFHADESKTPLKDVVLIAMAGIHQIWALFLEDTIWWKFKKYSAGSCLAIAGNGREENRNNSYPNNAAFSQPSGLSINKEAKEIYLADSESSSIRKMSLSDGKVLAVAGGDRNPLDLFSFGDVDGKQYSAKFQHPLGVAYNSKDNCIYVTDTYNHKIKKINATTNVATTCCFQDESGSNKLFNEPAGLCLDPTNRFLYIADTNNHLIMVADLSDNSIRPLKVRFSKTETDHLDNPGEIYPFENTFKVLPDGGKVLLNLEFGYLESNVKLTQGAPQKWSLTLPSDKWRCDTLNGSISSLNDGLSLTLIAPKGSEQQKPIQGMVNFKLNLCANDVCFPKEFAVGLNFAYDVTGGSSVKGSLMVQIGRKNVVVSKE from the exons GTTGCATTTTAGTGCAGCGAAGAAAA GTACCAAAATGAGCTCATCGTCGCCGGAAAGCGGGGACATGTTGGATTACTTGGCCTACAACTGCAGCAAGCTATCAAACGATCTGTGGGAAGCGTCCGGTCTGAACGAGAAACGGAAGCTTGTGGCAGAGTATCTTAAAAATGCCGATCGAGAAAGCAAGAGTATCAAGGACTTCAAAGAAGGATTGGACTGGTTCAACGTTACGGAACCACTGTCCTTTGATGGAAGCCTTCGAGGAAAGATAGTAGTGTTGGATTTTTTCACGTACTGCTGCATCAATTGTATGCATATCCTACCGGATCTGAAGCGATTGGAGCATCTGTATTCAGTTGAGGATGGTTTGGTGGTGATTGGTGTCCATAGCGCCAagtttgaaaacgaaaaagatTCGGCAAATATTTTGTCTGCTGTACAACGATATGAGATTAGCCACCCCGTAGTCAATGACAATGTTGCCTCAATGTGGAGGAACCTACGGGTACAATGTTGGCCAACGCTCATGATTCTTGGTCCACGAGCCAATCCCATTTTCGTGATCATGGGAGAAGGACACTTTGATGATCTGAAGCTGTATGTGAGCTCGGCGATTAAGTTCTACAAGGAGAAAGAAGCTATTCTGAATCACACACTTCCGATTAACATCGCAACGAACCTCATCGAAACCAGTCATTTGCAATTTCCTGGCAAGATATGTAGCTCCTATCGCGGTGGCGATAATACAGATAACGCTCTGTATGCCATCTCCGATTCAGGCAATCATCGAATCTTGGTAGTAGATGGCGACGGTCTGATACTTCATCGAATCGGTGGAAAACGAGCGGGATTTGTGGATGGTGATTTCCGAAAAGCTCGTTTCAATGCTCCCCAAGGTGTAGCTTTTCAAAGTGATGACATTATCTTTGTAGCTGACAACGAAAATCATGCAATACGCAAGATTGATTTGAAAAGCCAACAGGTGACGACCGTAGTAGGGAATGGAATGCAAGGTTGCGATCGAATTGGCGGCAAAGTTGGTCGTGATCAGATAATTTCCTCGCCATGGGATGTGGCCGTGTATCGTACTAAAGATTTGGACATGTCGTTCCATGCGGATGAATCGAAGACCCCGCTCAAAGACGTTGTACTGATTGCGATGGCGGGCATCCATCAGATTTGGGCTCTGTTCCTGGAGGATACCATTTGGTGGAAGTTTAAGAAATACTCAGCTGGAAGTTGTTTGGCCATTGCTGGCAATGGAAGGGAAGAGAACCGAAACAATTCCTATCCAAACAATGCTGCATTTTCACAACCCTCCGGATTGTCGATCAATAAGGAAGCAAAGGAGATATATTTGGCAGATAGCGAGAGTTCTTCGATCCGTAAAATGTCGTTGAGCGATGGAAAAGTGCTGGCTGTTGCCGGAGGAGATCGCAACCCTTTG GATCTATTTTCCTTCGGTGACGTGGATGGAAAACAATACTCAGCCAAGTTCCAACATCCCTTGGGTGTGGCCTACAACTCAAAGGATAATTGTATCTACGTAACCGATACGTACAATCACAAAATCAAGAAAATAAACGCAACCACGAATGTCGCAACGACTTGCTGCTTTCAGGATGAGAGTGGATCCAATAAATTGTTCAACGAACCAGCCGGTCTCTGTTTGGACCCCACGAATCGATTCCTCTACATTGCCGATACCAACAATCATCTGATCATGGTTGCTGATTTGTCCGATAATAGCATCCGTCCGTTGAAGGTGCGCTTCAGCAAAACTGAAACCGACCATTTGGACAATCCAGGGGAAATTTACCCCTTCGAAAATACCTTCAAAGTTCTGCCAGATGGTGGCAAAGTCTTGCTAAATCTGGAGTTCGgatatttggaatcaaatgtAAAACTAACACAGGGAGCCCCGCAAAAGTGGTCCTTGACGCTTCCATCGGATAAATGGCGCTGCGATACGCTGAACGGCTCCATTAGCTCGCTCAACGATGGACTTAGTTTAACGCTGATTGCCCCGAAAGGAAGTGAGCAGCAGAAACCTATCCAGGGCATGGTCAACTTCAAGCTGAACCTCTGCGCCAACGACGTGTGCTTCCCGAAGGAGTTTGCAGTAGGCTTGAATTTTGCCTACGATGTCACCGGAGGTTCCAGCGTAAAGGGAAGTTTGATGGTGCAGATTGGACGCAAAAACGTAGTCGTGTCCAAAGAGTAA
- the LOC134226887 gene encoding dnaJ homolog subfamily C member 24-like produces MSQDASAESISSPEMSHYQVLNVASDATLDEIRRSYQTLALRFHPDKVNRQGSSTVQQSDQLTGLADNFIRIDEAWKVLRDEETRRVYDAELMQRTCRDEYFVNEVLRRADFKYNQEEDLYYYTCRCGGSYVLPEEIVEHENCYIACDECSLLVEVEVE; encoded by the coding sequence ATGTCACAGGACGCTAGTGCAGAATCCATCTCATCACCGGAGATGTCGCACTACCAAGTTCTGAATGTTGCGTCCGACGCAACACTGGATGAAATACGCCGCTCCTATCAAACGTTGGCCCTTCGGTTTCACCCGGACAAAGTGAATCGCCAAGGGTCATCAACCGTCCAGCAAAGCGACCAATTGACTGGATTGGCAGATAATTTCATAAGGATCGACGAAGCGTGGAAGGTGTTGAGAGACGAAGAGACCAGACGGGTGTACGATGCGGAGCTCATGCAACGGACTTGTCGTGATGAGTACTTTGTGAACGAGGTACTTCGAAGGGCTGATTTCAAATATAATCAGGAGGAAGATTTATATTATTATACTTGTCGGTGCGGGGGATCATATGTGCTTCCAGAAGAAATAGTTGAGCATGAGAACTGTTACATTGCATGCGACGAGTGTTCGTTGCTAGTTGAAGTGGAAGTTGAATAA
- the LOC134226886 gene encoding NHL repeat-containing protein 2 isoform X3 produces the protein MSSSSPESGDMLDYLAYNCSKLSNDLWEASGLNEKRKLVAEYLKNADRESKSIKDFKEGLDWFNVTEPLSFDGSLRGKIVVLDFFTYCCINCMHILPDLKRLEHLYSVEDGLVVIGVHSAKFENEKDSANILSAVQRYEISHPVVNDNVASMWRNLRVQCWPTLMILGPRANPIFVIMGEGHFDDLKLYVSSAIKFYKEKEAILNHTLPINIATNLIETSHLQFPGKICSSYRGGDNTDNALYAISDSGNHRILVVDGDGLILHRIGGKRAGFVDGDFRKARFNAPQGVAFQSDDIIFVADNENHAIRKIDLKSQQVTTVVGNGMQGCDRIGGKVGRDQIISSPWDVAVYRTKDLDMSFHADESKTPLKDVVLIAMAGIHQIWALFLEDTIWWKFKKYSAGSCLAIAGNGREENRNNSYPNNAAFSQPSGLSINKEAKEIYLADSESSSIRKMSLSDGKVLAVAGGDRNPLDLFSFGDVDGKQYSAKFQHPLGVAYNSKDNCIYVTDTYNHKIKKINATTNVATTCCFQDESGSNKLFNEPAGLCLDPTNRFLYIADTNNHLIMVADLSDNSIRPLKVRFSKTETDHLDNPGEIYPFENTFKVLPDGGKVLLNLEFGYLESNVKLTQGAPQKWSLTLPSDKWRCDTLNGSISSLNDGLSLTLIAPKGSEQQKPIQGMVNFKLNLCANDVCFPKEFAVGLNFAYDVTGGSSVKGSLMVQIGRKNVVVSKE, from the exons ATGAGCTCATCGTCGCCGGAAAGCGGGGACATGTTGGATTACTTGGCCTACAACTGCAGCAAGCTATCAAACGATCTGTGGGAAGCGTCCGGTCTGAACGAGAAACGGAAGCTTGTGGCAGAGTATCTTAAAAATGCCGATCGAGAAAGCAAGAGTATCAAGGACTTCAAAGAAGGATTGGACTGGTTCAACGTTACGGAACCACTGTCCTTTGATGGAAGCCTTCGAGGAAAGATAGTAGTGTTGGATTTTTTCACGTACTGCTGCATCAATTGTATGCATATCCTACCGGATCTGAAGCGATTGGAGCATCTGTATTCAGTTGAGGATGGTTTGGTGGTGATTGGTGTCCATAGCGCCAagtttgaaaacgaaaaagatTCGGCAAATATTTTGTCTGCTGTACAACGATATGAGATTAGCCACCCCGTAGTCAATGACAATGTTGCCTCAATGTGGAGGAACCTACGGGTACAATGTTGGCCAACGCTCATGATTCTTGGTCCACGAGCCAATCCCATTTTCGTGATCATGGGAGAAGGACACTTTGATGATCTGAAGCTGTATGTGAGCTCGGCGATTAAGTTCTACAAGGAGAAAGAAGCTATTCTGAATCACACACTTCCGATTAACATCGCAACGAACCTCATCGAAACCAGTCATTTGCAATTTCCTGGCAAGATATGTAGCTCCTATCGCGGTGGCGATAATACAGATAACGCTCTGTATGCCATCTCCGATTCAGGCAATCATCGAATCTTGGTAGTAGATGGCGACGGTCTGATACTTCATCGAATCGGTGGAAAACGAGCGGGATTTGTGGATGGTGATTTCCGAAAAGCTCGTTTCAATGCTCCCCAAGGTGTAGCTTTTCAAAGTGATGACATTATCTTTGTAGCTGACAACGAAAATCATGCAATACGCAAGATTGATTTGAAAAGCCAACAGGTGACGACCGTAGTAGGGAATGGAATGCAAGGTTGCGATCGAATTGGCGGCAAAGTTGGTCGTGATCAGATAATTTCCTCGCCATGGGATGTGGCCGTGTATCGTACTAAAGATTTGGACATGTCGTTCCATGCGGATGAATCGAAGACCCCGCTCAAAGACGTTGTACTGATTGCGATGGCGGGCATCCATCAGATTTGGGCTCTGTTCCTGGAGGATACCATTTGGTGGAAGTTTAAGAAATACTCAGCTGGAAGTTGTTTGGCCATTGCTGGCAATGGAAGGGAAGAGAACCGAAACAATTCCTATCCAAACAATGCTGCATTTTCACAACCCTCCGGATTGTCGATCAATAAGGAAGCAAAGGAGATATATTTGGCAGATAGCGAGAGTTCTTCGATCCGTAAAATGTCGTTGAGCGATGGAAAAGTGCTGGCTGTTGCCGGAGGAGATCGCAACCCTTTG GATCTATTTTCCTTCGGTGACGTGGATGGAAAACAATACTCAGCCAAGTTCCAACATCCCTTGGGTGTGGCCTACAACTCAAAGGATAATTGTATCTACGTAACCGATACGTACAATCACAAAATCAAGAAAATAAACGCAACCACGAATGTCGCAACGACTTGCTGCTTTCAGGATGAGAGTGGATCCAATAAATTGTTCAACGAACCAGCCGGTCTCTGTTTGGACCCCACGAATCGATTCCTCTACATTGCCGATACCAACAATCATCTGATCATGGTTGCTGATTTGTCCGATAATAGCATCCGTCCGTTGAAGGTGCGCTTCAGCAAAACTGAAACCGACCATTTGGACAATCCAGGGGAAATTTACCCCTTCGAAAATACCTTCAAAGTTCTGCCAGATGGTGGCAAAGTCTTGCTAAATCTGGAGTTCGgatatttggaatcaaatgtAAAACTAACACAGGGAGCCCCGCAAAAGTGGTCCTTGACGCTTCCATCGGATAAATGGCGCTGCGATACGCTGAACGGCTCCATTAGCTCGCTCAACGATGGACTTAGTTTAACGCTGATTGCCCCGAAAGGAAGTGAGCAGCAGAAACCTATCCAGGGCATGGTCAACTTCAAGCTGAACCTCTGCGCCAACGACGTGTGCTTCCCGAAGGAGTTTGCAGTAGGCTTGAATTTTGCCTACGATGTCACCGGAGGTTCCAGCGTAAAGGGAAGTTTGATGGTGCAGATTGGACGCAAAAACGTAGTCGTGTCCAAAGAGTAA
- the LOC134226886 gene encoding NHL repeat-containing protein 2 isoform X1: MVFLLRSSLRGLFTNSISNRLTARNVIEPSTPRHGHRHQQYDQNTFQKFLHDSSLLRPKRSPTFVALIHRFRKSSKIGTKMSSSSPESGDMLDYLAYNCSKLSNDLWEASGLNEKRKLVAEYLKNADRESKSIKDFKEGLDWFNVTEPLSFDGSLRGKIVVLDFFTYCCINCMHILPDLKRLEHLYSVEDGLVVIGVHSAKFENEKDSANILSAVQRYEISHPVVNDNVASMWRNLRVQCWPTLMILGPRANPIFVIMGEGHFDDLKLYVSSAIKFYKEKEAILNHTLPINIATNLIETSHLQFPGKICSSYRGGDNTDNALYAISDSGNHRILVVDGDGLILHRIGGKRAGFVDGDFRKARFNAPQGVAFQSDDIIFVADNENHAIRKIDLKSQQVTTVVGNGMQGCDRIGGKVGRDQIISSPWDVAVYRTKDLDMSFHADESKTPLKDVVLIAMAGIHQIWALFLEDTIWWKFKKYSAGSCLAIAGNGREENRNNSYPNNAAFSQPSGLSINKEAKEIYLADSESSSIRKMSLSDGKVLAVAGGDRNPLDLFSFGDVDGKQYSAKFQHPLGVAYNSKDNCIYVTDTYNHKIKKINATTNVATTCCFQDESGSNKLFNEPAGLCLDPTNRFLYIADTNNHLIMVADLSDNSIRPLKVRFSKTETDHLDNPGEIYPFENTFKVLPDGGKVLLNLEFGYLESNVKLTQGAPQKWSLTLPSDKWRCDTLNGSISSLNDGLSLTLIAPKGSEQQKPIQGMVNFKLNLCANDVCFPKEFAVGLNFAYDVTGGSSVKGSLMVQIGRKNVVVSKE, encoded by the exons ATGGTGTTTTTACTTCGGTCGTCGCTGCGCGGTTTGTTTACTAATTCCATCAGTAACAGACTGACAGCTAGAAACGTCATCGAACCATCAACTCCCCGTCACGGTCACCGTCATCAGCAGTACGACCAAAAcactttccagaaattccttcacgaCTCCTCCCTACTTCGGCCAAAGCGATCTCCTACGTTTGTTGCATTGATTCACCGTTTTCGTAAATCTTCCAAAATAGGTACCAAAATGAGCTCATCGTCGCCGGAAAGCGGGGACATGTTGGATTACTTGGCCTACAACTGCAGCAAGCTATCAAACGATCTGTGGGAAGCGTCCGGTCTGAACGAGAAACGGAAGCTTGTGGCAGAGTATCTTAAAAATGCCGATCGAGAAAGCAAGAGTATCAAGGACTTCAAAGAAGGATTGGACTGGTTCAACGTTACGGAACCACTGTCCTTTGATGGAAGCCTTCGAGGAAAGATAGTAGTGTTGGATTTTTTCACGTACTGCTGCATCAATTGTATGCATATCCTACCGGATCTGAAGCGATTGGAGCATCTGTATTCAGTTGAGGATGGTTTGGTGGTGATTGGTGTCCATAGCGCCAagtttgaaaacgaaaaagatTCGGCAAATATTTTGTCTGCTGTACAACGATATGAGATTAGCCACCCCGTAGTCAATGACAATGTTGCCTCAATGTGGAGGAACCTACGGGTACAATGTTGGCCAACGCTCATGATTCTTGGTCCACGAGCCAATCCCATTTTCGTGATCATGGGAGAAGGACACTTTGATGATCTGAAGCTGTATGTGAGCTCGGCGATTAAGTTCTACAAGGAGAAAGAAGCTATTCTGAATCACACACTTCCGATTAACATCGCAACGAACCTCATCGAAACCAGTCATTTGCAATTTCCTGGCAAGATATGTAGCTCCTATCGCGGTGGCGATAATACAGATAACGCTCTGTATGCCATCTCCGATTCAGGCAATCATCGAATCTTGGTAGTAGATGGCGACGGTCTGATACTTCATCGAATCGGTGGAAAACGAGCGGGATTTGTGGATGGTGATTTCCGAAAAGCTCGTTTCAATGCTCCCCAAGGTGTAGCTTTTCAAAGTGATGACATTATCTTTGTAGCTGACAACGAAAATCATGCAATACGCAAGATTGATTTGAAAAGCCAACAGGTGACGACCGTAGTAGGGAATGGAATGCAAGGTTGCGATCGAATTGGCGGCAAAGTTGGTCGTGATCAGATAATTTCCTCGCCATGGGATGTGGCCGTGTATCGTACTAAAGATTTGGACATGTCGTTCCATGCGGATGAATCGAAGACCCCGCTCAAAGACGTTGTACTGATTGCGATGGCGGGCATCCATCAGATTTGGGCTCTGTTCCTGGAGGATACCATTTGGTGGAAGTTTAAGAAATACTCAGCTGGAAGTTGTTTGGCCATTGCTGGCAATGGAAGGGAAGAGAACCGAAACAATTCCTATCCAAACAATGCTGCATTTTCACAACCCTCCGGATTGTCGATCAATAAGGAAGCAAAGGAGATATATTTGGCAGATAGCGAGAGTTCTTCGATCCGTAAAATGTCGTTGAGCGATGGAAAAGTGCTGGCTGTTGCCGGAGGAGATCGCAACCCTTTG GATCTATTTTCCTTCGGTGACGTGGATGGAAAACAATACTCAGCCAAGTTCCAACATCCCTTGGGTGTGGCCTACAACTCAAAGGATAATTGTATCTACGTAACCGATACGTACAATCACAAAATCAAGAAAATAAACGCAACCACGAATGTCGCAACGACTTGCTGCTTTCAGGATGAGAGTGGATCCAATAAATTGTTCAACGAACCAGCCGGTCTCTGTTTGGACCCCACGAATCGATTCCTCTACATTGCCGATACCAACAATCATCTGATCATGGTTGCTGATTTGTCCGATAATAGCATCCGTCCGTTGAAGGTGCGCTTCAGCAAAACTGAAACCGACCATTTGGACAATCCAGGGGAAATTTACCCCTTCGAAAATACCTTCAAAGTTCTGCCAGATGGTGGCAAAGTCTTGCTAAATCTGGAGTTCGgatatttggaatcaaatgtAAAACTAACACAGGGAGCCCCGCAAAAGTGGTCCTTGACGCTTCCATCGGATAAATGGCGCTGCGATACGCTGAACGGCTCCATTAGCTCGCTCAACGATGGACTTAGTTTAACGCTGATTGCCCCGAAAGGAAGTGAGCAGCAGAAACCTATCCAGGGCATGGTCAACTTCAAGCTGAACCTCTGCGCCAACGACGTGTGCTTCCCGAAGGAGTTTGCAGTAGGCTTGAATTTTGCCTACGATGTCACCGGAGGTTCCAGCGTAAAGGGAAGTTTGATGGTGCAGATTGGACGCAAAAACGTAGTCGTGTCCAAAGAGTAA